The genome window GCCGAACAGGTTGCGGTCGAACGCGTCGACGCCGGCCTTGTGGTCCGGATTGGCGGCGGCCTTCATTTCCTTCATCACCCACGGATGGCACAGGATCGCGCCCTGGCCGAAGATCAGCAGACTGCGGGTCATGATGTTGGCGCCTTCCACGGTGATCGCGATCGGCGCCGCCTGCCAGCTGCGGCCGGCGAAATTGCGCGGGCCGAGGATGATGCCCTTGCCGCCGACCACGTCCATCACGTCGCTGATGACTTCGCGGCTCATCGTGGTGCAGTGGTACTTGGCGATCGCCGACGGCACCGACGGCACGTCGCCACGGTCCACCGCCGCGGCGGTGGCCTGGGCCAGTGCGCTGATCGCATAGGCCTTGCCGCCGATCCGCGCCAGCGCCTCTTCCACGCCCTCGAAGCGGCCCACCGACAAGCCGAACTGCTTGCGGATGCGCGCGTAGGCGCCGGTGACGATCGCGCCGTACTTGGCACCGCCGCTGGCAGTGGAGGGCAGGGTGATCGAGCGGCCCACGGCCAGGCACTCGTTGAGCATGTTCCAGCCCTTGCCGACCATGTCCACGCCGCCGATCAGCTGGCTGAGCGGGATGAACACCTCGCGGCCGTGGATCGGGCCGTTCTGGAACGGCGAGTTCAGCGGGAAGTGGCGGCGGCCGATTTCAACGCCGGGCGTTTCGCGCGGCAGCAGCGCCAGGGTGATGCCGATGTCCTTGGTGTCGCCGATCAGGCCGTCCGGGTCGTACATGCGGAACGCCAGGCCGACCAGCGTGGCCACCGGCGCCAGGGTGATGTAGCGCTTGTCGAAGGTCAGCTTGACGCCGAGCACGTTGGCGCCGTTCCACTCGCCCTTGCAGACGATGCCGTAGTCGGGGATCGAGGTCGCATCGGAGCCAGCGAACGGGCCGGTCAGGCCGAAGCACGGTACTTCCTGGCCCACCGCCAGGCGCGGCAGGTAATAGTCCTTCTGTTCCTTGGAGCCGTAATGCAGCAGCAGTTCGCCCGGACCCAACGAGTTCGGCACGCCGACGGTGGAGCTGACCACGCTCGATACCGAGGCGATCTTCTGGATCACCTTGTGGTGGGCCAGCGCGGAGAAGCCCAGGCCGCCGTACTCCTTCGGAATGATCATGCCGAAGAACTTGTGCTTCTTGACGAAGCTCCACAGCTCCGGCGGCAGGTCGGCGTGGACGTGGGTGATTTCCCAGTCGTTGGTCATCCGGCACAGCTCTTCCACCGGGCCGTCGAGGAAGGCCTGCTCCTCGGTGGTCAGCTGCGGCTTCGGGTAGTCGAGCAGCTTCTGCCAGTCCGGGTCGCCGGTGAACAGTTCGCCCTCGAAGCCGACCGAACCGGTTTCCAGCGCGATCCGCTCGGTCTGCGACAGCGGCGGCAGCACCTTGCGGAACACCTTCAGCATTGGCGCGGTGAGCAGCGGCTTGCGCACGAACGGCAGCAGCAGCGGCACTGCGACCAGGGCCAGCAGCACCGCGGCCACGATGGTGGCGCTATGGCTGGCGCCGAGCAGCCAGCACGCGACCAGCAGCGTGGCGCTCAGTGCGGTCCAGACGGCGAGCCGCATGCGGTGATAGGCGGCGAAGGCGCCTGCCAGCAACAACACGAGGAAGGGTGCGACGATGCTCATGGGCTTGCTCCGGGGACATGCTCGGTAACGGCGGACGGTGCGCCGGCGTTCGCCGGTGGCAGTACGTCCAGATAATGCAACACAGTGGCGGTAAACGCGGTGTTGTCGTCGCCGGCCAGCATATGCGTGGCCTCGGGCAGGTGTGCATGCTGCGCATGCGGCACCAACGACAGGAATTCTGCGATGGTCTGCGGGGTGACCAGATCGCTGCGCCCGCCGCTGACCAGCAACACCGGGCAGTGCACCTTGCTGGCCGCCTGCGCGATCGCGTCCTGGTGCTGCTCGCCGTCGCGCGCCAGTTCTTCCACCAGGCGCGGATCCCAGTGCCAGTACCAGCGGCCGTCGGCGTGCCGGCGCAGGACGCTGCGCAGCGCTTCGGGCGACTTGCGCGCGCGTTCCGGCAGATAGGCGGCGATGGTATCGCCGGCGTCGTCCAGGCTGGCGAAGCCGTGCGGATGCGCGGTCATGAACGCAAGGATGCGCTCGACCCCGGCCGGCTGCCAGCGCGGGGTGATGTCGACCAGCACCATCGCGCGGAACAGGCCGGGCCAGCGCGCCTCGGCCATCAGCCCGAACAGCCCGCCCATCGAGGCGGCCACCAATACCGGTGCCGGCGCCATCTCGCCGGCGACCACGATCAGGTCGTCGGTGAACTGTTCGCCGCGGTAAGGCAGGGCGGCGGGATTGCGGGTGGAATCGCCATGCCCACGCGCGTCGTAGGCGACGCTGCGGTAGCCGTGCGCCTGCAACGCTGCGGCGCTGGCCATCCAGGCATGCCGGGTCTGCCCGAAGCCATGCGCGAACAGCACGCTGCCCGCAGCGCCGGGCTCGGTGACGGTCGCGGCCAGCTGCATGTCGTCCGCGCCGGCAAGCAGGGCGGAGGCCGCAATCGGCATACTGGAAGGAGAGGAAACCATACGAGCTAGTATGGAGCAGCCGTCAGTGATGTCAATACGATGCAGTATGGAAGCGAAAAGCCAATGCTGCCGGGCATTTGCGTGCGATTCATGAAGAACACATACTGCAATCGGCTTCGCCGTATGGTTAAATCGACGGATGAACAATGTCTCCTTGTCTTCCATCGACGATGTCGCCGCTCCCAGCGGTGGCCGCAACAACCGACTCAGCGCAGAGGATTGGGCGCAGGCCGCGCTGGACCTGATCGCCGAACAGGGGGTCAACTCGGTGGCGGTGGAACCGTTGGCGCGGCGCCTGGGCGTGACCAAGGGCAGCTTCTACTGGCACTTCCCGTCGCGCGATGCGCTGCTGCAGGCGGCGCTGGAGCGCTGGGAACTGGTCGAACAGCAACAGGTGTTCGGCAGCCTGGAGGAAGTGCCGGATCCGCGCACCCGCTTGCGCGCGCTGTTCCAGCTGGTCGCGCACGAGGTCAAGCCGCACATCATCTACAGCGAGTTGCTGAAGGCGCTGGACCATCAGGCGGTGCGCCCGGTCATCGACCGGGTGTCGCAGCGGCGCATGGAGTACCTGATCGCCTCGTTCCGCCAGGCCGGACTCAGCCGCACCGATGCCCAGCACCGCGCCCGGCTGGCTTACGCGGCCTACGTCGGCTTCCTGCAGCTGTCGCTGCAGTTGCACCAGCCCAAGCAGGCGCGTGAGGAATTCGAGGCCTATGTCGAGCATGTCATCGTGACGTTGATCCCGGGTTGATTCACCGCGTAGCTCGGAATGTCCATAGCATTTACTTATGCATTGACGAACTCACATCGAATTTTTCAAAACGGCTTACACCGGACTTTCTTTAGCCTTGGCAAGGCAGCAGACGGATTGAGCGGGCCTCATCCAGGCTCGCCAGCTTCCTAGTCTCACCGAGTGACTGCACCCTGCTGCGTGCCGGGGATAGGCGTGACACACACGGTGCCGACGTTGCAGACTACGGAACCCTTTTCTTTCGATCCATCCGATTAGGTTACGCTGACCTGATCGCCGATACCCACGGAACCCGTGCCGTTCACCGTGCGATACATTCCGACTAGTGCTGTCAAGGCAGCGATTCGAAGCTCTCCCATGTCATCGGCCGAAATACCCTGTGCTGCGGCGACCGTGTTATACGGCGCTGTGCCGGCGTTGATGCTGATCGTCCCAGCAATCGCCGCGAAAGACAGCGCCATTGCGGCGAATAGGCTGAACCGCTTATTCGTCAAAGACTTCCTTTCCATAGAGCCTCACTTTTTGGTTGGTAGGAACGCGCTTACCTCCTGGACCTTGCTATTTAGCAAGGCTGCATCGCCTGCACTGACGAGATTATCCCGTACGAACGATTCAAAATCTGTGCTAGAGCAACCAGACGTGTTCAAGCATGCGGAGTTCATGATCTCCGAGCCTGTCCCGCACGCCAACCCCATCCTGCAGGCTGCGATGCTCCAGGCATAGCCAGAAAGCTTGTCGTTTGCCACATTGGTGTAGGCCCCGACATCACCGGAATCCACGTTACCAGCCACCAGTTGCCCCATCTCGAAGACGGCGTTCGGATCCCTGCTATTAACAACGTGATCCATGAAGCCTTTCAATTGCTCACCCTGCGGCCTTTGGTTTGAAGTCAGATAAATCTGCGCTTGTGCGGCCAAGTCACCATTCTTGGCGGCTTGCGCGAGCCATAACTCGCGCGCCTCAATCGGGATGATTGCCCCATTATCAACGACCGAGCATTCGTTTACAGCAGCCTTTGCTGCGCGGCGTAATCCTTCGGCATTGGCTGGCGTCTTCGCTTGCTTGGCAATTGCTTCGTAACTCGCCAAATAACGCTCGGCATTCGTGTTGACCGGAATGCAGAGGCCGTACAGCTCCGCCAGCTCTCGCTGCGAGGCTGCATCGCCTTTTGCGGCGCGATCCTTGAGCGAAATGAATTTCTCCAACGCCTTGTTGGAGTCGAAGGCCGGAGCCAGGATTTGATCTTGATTGACAACAGCGCGTTCCGATCGGGCGCCGTTACCCCGTCCTGCGCTGGGGAGAGGTTCAGAGGACTGCTTAGGCACTGTGAGTGACGGGCTCGCAAAGTGCTGATTCGCTAAGTACACCCCGACGGCGACAACAACGCCGCCAACAACTGAGATCAACAACGTTCTTGCCTTCATATTTTTGGCCGTTTATCCAGGTGGTCTGCGTCAAGCGCATCACATTGTTGGGATTGCGCGTTGCCACAATTGTCGATTATGACCACGGCAGGTGTAGGGTCGGCCAATGGGTGAAAGCCCCTGTGCCGCATCAGATTTCTTTGACCAATGTCAGGGTGGCCAGTGGCTGACCTGTCGGCATTCAGTCCCGCAGCCCCAGCGGGTGGCGGCGAGAAAGGAAATCGACTAGTTACACCCTGACCCACTACAGGCCTTGGACCATAAAAAAGCAACGGCCCCTTGCGGGGCCGTTGCTTTAGACGATCAGATCGCGATCAACAGCGATCAGAACTTCTGGGTGTACTGCATGAACAGGTAGCGGTCGTAGTCCAGCATCGGATCGATCGACGACGAGCTGTTGTTGGTCAGCGAGTTGGTGATCGGCGGCTGCTTGTTCCAAACGTTGCGAGCACCCAGGGTAACCGACCCGTTCCAAGGCGCTGCCCAGCTGACCGAGACGTCCTGGTAGCTGATCGAGCCCTTCTTGTTGGCACCTACGCCGCCGCCCCAGCCGGCATTGGTGGTCTGGTAGTTCGGTTCGTTGCACTCGTCCGCGTTATAGCAGAAGTCGCGATAGCCGCCGTAATAGCGAAGGTTCCAGTTGGCCGACAAGTCGCCCTTGGCCCAGTTGACGCCCACTGTGGCGCGCACGCGTGGGTAGTTCCAGTAACCTGCGGCGTCGTCCCACGGGGAGGTGTCGTCGCTCTGACTGCGGAACGCAACCAGATAGTTGCTGTCCAGGCGAAGCGAGAACTGACCAACCGCGAATTCCGGCAGGCGGTAGTTCATGACGAAGTTGTAGCCTTCGGTTTCCAGCGCCCCCAGGTTGGTGTTGCCGCGGCTCAGAGTCACGACCTGACCGCTGCTCGCGTCACGGGTGTAGTTGCAGAACGAGGTCACGCCGTTGTAGCACTGGTTCAACACATAGGTCGCACTGACCGCGGTGATGACATTGGAGATGCTGATCTTGTACCAGTCGAGCGAGAAGTCCAGGCCCTGAATCCAGCGCGGGCTGAACACCAGGCCGACAGTGCGGGTCTTGCTGTATTCCGGTTCCAGATTGGCGTTGCCGACGCCCGCCTGGAACGGTGAGTTGCTCTGGACTTCGCGCGCGGTCACCGGCACGCCGGCGTTGTCGGTCTGACGGAAGGTCGGTGCGAGGCCTTCGCTGACGCAACGGGCCGCGACGGCGGGAGTGGACAGCAGGCCGAAGCGCGCATCGCACGGATCGGTCATGGGGTCGAAGGACTGCGAGCCGCCGCCGAAGGTGTCGTCCAGGGTCGGGGCGCGGAACCCCTTACCGTAGGTGGCACGGACCAACAGGTCCTCAACCGGCTTCCAGGTCAGGCTGAATTTACTGTTGGTGGTGTCGCCGAACCGATCGTAGTCGGAATAGCGGCTGGCGACATCGAACGACAGTTGCTTGGCGAACGGCAGATCCTTCAGCAATGGGATCATCAGCTCCAGATACAGTTCGTCGGTCTTGTACTTGCCCGTCGTCGCGCCAGCGGCCAGGTCGGTGGTGTAACCGGCGCTGGACAGTTGGTCCGGGTAGTCGTAGCCGGAGACTTCACGGTGCTCGACACCGGCCGCAAAGGCGAATTCGCCCGCGTCGCCCGGCATGTCGAACAGGCCGCCGGTGATGTTGGCGAAGTACTGCTTGCTCACGCTCTGTTGGGTGGCCTGGCTGAGGGTGTTGACATACTTCAGCGCGTCGGCGGTGGAGGCCGACGGACCGCCCAGGATGTTGAACGGCGTGCACTGACCAGCCGACAGGCTGGTGCCCAGCGGGATCGGATTGGCGGCAGTGCCGCACTGGACGACGCCCTGGCTGTTCAGGAACGACGGTCCGAGCGCCTTCTCCAACGCCAGCAAGTTGATATTGCCGGTGCTGATTTGAGTCACGTCGAACTTGTTGTAGTTGATGCCTGCGTCCCAGTTCCAGCCATGCGTACCGACTTCGAACGCGCCTTCCAACGCGGCGTCGAAGTGGTAGCTCTTCACGTTGTTCTGCGAAACGCGCGGGATCTCGGTGGTGCGGCGGAACCAGGAGGTAATGTCTTCGCCGACCGGGTTGTAGTAACTCTGGCCGCTGATGGCCACGGGATACGTCGGCTGCGACGCGCCGTTCAGCGGATAGCCGGCGACCTGGCGCTCGGAGTTGCGCTCCGAGTACATGACCGTCGACTTGAAGGTGACGTAATTGTTGATCTCGAAGCTGCCGGCGGTGAAGACCGACTTGGTTTCGGTTTCCTGCGCCAGCATGACCTGCTGGGTTGCGTTGAAGCGGTCGTCGGTGCGGACGCCGACGTGATAATTGTTAAAATCACGCGAGTCCGACCCGGTACCGACACCGTTCCAGGTACCAGAGTGGTTCAGCACCCAGGCGTTGGGGGTCCAGGTGCCAGCGTCCGCGCCGACGACATTGCCGTCATCGTCCAAGTAGTTGCCGGCGCCGGCGGTCCCGGCAGCGCGCGGATCATTGAAGCGGCCCCACGGACCGGTCGCGCTGAGCGCGTCCAGCGGGTGGTTCGGGCCGAATTGGGTGCGGGTCAGGACACGATCCTTCGCCCACACCGGATCCTCCTTGGTGTAGTTGGCGCCGAAGATGATCGAGGAGCGTTCGCCGCTGGCGCCGAGGGTGAAGGAATACGCTTCCTTCTGACCGTCGCCGCGGCTGTTTTGGCCGATCAGGGCCGAGACTTCGGCGCCATCGAAGTTCTTGCGCAGGATGATGTTCACTACGCCGGCGATGGCGTCGGAGCCGTAGATCGCCGAGGCGCCGTCCTTCAGTACTTCGATGCGGTCGATCAAGGCGGCAGGGATGGTCGACATGTCGGTGTAGCCGGCCAGGCTCGAGGTCCAGCGCTTGCCGTTGACCAGGACCAGGGTGCGCTGCTCGCCCAGGTTGTACAGGTTGACGTACTGGCCGCCCTGTTCCGCGTTGGAACTCAGCACGGCAGCCTTGCTGAAGGTCTGGGTGCCGGAAACGGTCAGGTTCTGCAGCACGTCGCCGACGCTGACCAGGCCTGATTTCTTGATTTCCTCGGAGGACACCGTGAAGACCGGCTGAGCGGTTTCGACGTCGACCGAGCGGATACGCGAGCCAGTGATTTCGATGCGATCCAGATTGGTCGCACCGGTGCCGGCGTCCTGTGCCGAGGCAGTGTTGATGCCGACGCCCGCGCCCGCGACCAGCGCGAGCACAACGGCGTCGCGCAGTTTGTTGGTCTTGCAATTCATTAGCTCTCTCTCCGAATGAGATCTGGGTTTGACCCATGGTGTGTTGTGCCTGCCGGTGGAGTCGAAAGAGCGACGCCAATTCCTTCAGGGTGACCCGATGGTATCTCGCCTTGCCGAAGAATTAAAGTAGCGTTAACAAGTTGATGGAATTGGGTGAATATCGGAGGTGGGGACACCGACCATTCATCACAAAAAAAGCGCCCAGGGGCGCTTTTGGCAGAACATTGCGACGCTGGAGGGACTTACAAATCCTGTTCGTAGCGCACGTAGGGAATGGTGCCTTCCTCGGTGCTGATGTTGTTCGGGGCGAACGGATTCTTGCCTCGGGTGACCACGTTCTCGGCGCCGACGGTCAGCTGGCCGCTCCACGGGGTGCGCCAGGTCAGGCCCACGCCGAGACCGGACCACTTGCCGGGCTGGCCCGGCGCGTCGACCACGCGGCCGATCACGTTGGCGCTGAACGAGCCGTAGCCGCCGCCGATGCTCAGGCTCTTGCTGTCCCACTGGTCGACCAGCGCCTGCGAGGCGTCGGCGATCGGGACCAAACGCGCGCGCGCATAGGTGCCGCCGATCGAGACGAAGCCTTCGCGGCCGATGTTCTGCTGCGCGAACACGGTCAGGTCGTTCTGCTCCATGCGCAGCGATGGGGTCTTGTTGGCTCCCGCCAGCCATGGCGGCATGTTCTCGCGGCCGGTCCCGGCCGACAGCGACAGGCGCCCGCCGGGACGGTTGAAGGTGGTGGTCGCGGCGACATGGTGGCCGACATCGCCGTCGTCGTCGCCCAGGCTGGCAAGCATGCAATGGCTGGCCAGGCCGCTGATGCTGCTGCCGCTGGCGCTGTTGCACAGCAGGCCGAGCGAGTCGCCGGAGGACAGGCCGAAGGCGGCGTCGAGCGAATTGCGGCCGAAGTGCCAGCGTGCGCCGACCGCCTGTTCGCCGGTCGGTTCCAGGTACAGCAAGGCCTCGACCTTGCCGCTGCCCTTGTTCCACACCGGCAGCACGGTACGGTCGTGGTTGCCGGCGGGCTTGCTCTGCGCGTGCGCGCCCGTGCTCGCCGCAAGGGCGATCAGCAGGGCAAGAGGTAGGCGCAGTAAGGCTCGCATCGAAGGTGTGTGACTCTCGGGCAGGAACTAAAGTTCCCGCCGGGCAGGGGCAATGATGCTAGAGGATTTATGTTTCTTTAACAAGTCGGACTCCCTGTCCTAATCCCCATTTCCGACTATTGCAAGCGCTCGGGAGGCGTCGGTTCAGCCGGTGTTGCAGCGAACAATACGCCGAATTCCGTCAAGGGGAAGTCATAGCGACGGCCGCAGAACTCGCACCGTATCTCAACTTGGCCGGTTGTCTCGGCGGCGGCGCGGGCTTCTTCCTCGCCCAGCGAACGCAGCATGGCCGCCACCCGCTCGCGCGAGCAGGAGCAGCCGAAGCGCAGCGGCCTGGTTCCCAGCAGTTCCGGGGCTTCCTCGTGAAATAGCCGGTGCAGCAGGGTCGCCGCCGGCAGGGCCAGTAATTCGGCTTCGCTCACGGTTTCGAACAAGGCACCGGCGCGGTTCCAGCCGTCCTCGTCGCCGCTGTCGCCGGGCAGCTTCTGCAACAACAGGCCGGCCGCCTGGTGGCCGTCGGCGGCCAGGATCAGGCGCGTGGGCAGCTGTTCGGATTGGCGGAAATAGTCTTCGAAGGCCTCGCCCAGTTCGGCCGCCGACAGCGCCACCAGGCTCTGGTAGCGCTGCGGTTCGCGCGGGTCCAGGCCGGGGTTCTCAATGGTGATCGCCAGCAGCGCGTCGGTGCCGAGCGCGCGCAGGTCGCGCGGCGCGTCGCTGCCTTCGGTCAGCTGGACGATGCCGCGCAGGGTACCGGCCGCGGTGCATTCGGCGAACAGGGTGCGCAGCGCGCCCTGGCTGCGCAGCTGCACCGACAGGCGCCCGTCGACCTTGGTGTGGCCGGTGAACAGGGCTGCGGCCACGCAGGCCTCGCCGAGCAACTCGGTGGCCGCGGCGGGATAGTTGCCTGGCGCGAGAATCTCGCGCCAGGCCGATTGCAGGCGCACGTGCACGCCGCGCACGCCGGCGCCGGGCAGCAGGAAGCGGGTCAGGTGATCGTGTTCGAAAGAACTCATCGCGGTCTCGCTGCGCATGGGAAGATGGCGACCGCAGGATAGTGGGTCATCACGGTGGACAAAGTCGAAGAACGCATAGCAATGGGGGCGACGCGCGGCGTTGCAAGTGGTGCGGCCGTGCCGCGGCCGCGGCGCAGGCGCTGGCTGCTGGCGGCGCCGCTGCTGTTCGCGCTGGCGAGCATCTCGCAGGTGATCGTGCTGCGCTTCGTCGATCCGCCGTTCTCGGCGATGATGCTGGAGCGCCAGCTCGGCGCCTGGGGCGAGGGCGACTGGTCGTTCCGTGTCGCCTACGACTGGCGCGACAGCGCACAGATCGCGCCGAGCCTGCCGATTTCGCTGGTGGCCGCCGAGGACCAGCGCTTTCTCAGTCATCACGGTTTCGATCTGGAGGCGATCGAGAAGGCGCGCGACCACAATGCGCGCGGCGGACGCCTGCGCGGTGCCAGCACAATCAGCCAGCAGGTGGCCAAGAACCTGTTCCTGTGGCAGGGCCGCAGCTGGCTGCGCAAGGGATTGGAGGCCTGGTACACGGTGTTGATCGAGGCGCTGTGGTCGAAGCAGCGGATCCTGGAGGTGTATGCCAACGTCGCCGAGTTCGGCGACGGGGTCTACGGCGCGCAGGCGGCGGCGCGCAGTTTCTGGGACAAGGATGCGGCGCAGCTGAGTCCGGCGCAGAGCGCGCTGCTGGCGGCGGTGCTGCCGGCGCCGCAGCGCTACGCCGCCACGCGCCCGGGGCCGTACGTGCAGCGCCGCGCCAACTGGATTCAGCGGCAGACGCGGCAGCTGGGCGGGCCGGCATATCTGCAGGCGCTGTAGGACATTTGAGCTACTGCGCGTGCGACGTTGTCCGCGATGCGGCGTTTTTGTAGCGGAGGCGCTGCGTTTAGCCCCTCTCCCATCGGAAGAGGGTTTTGGTGAGGGTACGGCGCGAAGCGTCTCGCGGATTTGGGTATGCGAGGCTTCGCCCGTACCCTCATCCGGCGCTGCGCGCCACCTTCCCCCAAAAAAGGGGGCCATGCTCCCGAGGGGAAGAAGGAACAGCTGTTGCCGGTGGGAGAAGGGAGCGACTCCGGATTCTCGTCAGGTGGCGCGCTGCCGCTGGTGAACGCGCAGGCCGCTCCGTACCATCGGCACATGGAACCCGAGCGCCTGACCGTCGTCGTCACTGCCTTCAACGAGGCGCAGACCCTGCCGCTGCTGCAGCCGCGCATCCTCGCCGCGCTCGATGGCGTGGATGGCCTGGAGGGACGGGTGCTGTATGTGGACGACGGCAGCCGCGACGCGACCTGGGAAGTGATCCTGGCGTTGGCCGCGACCGATCCGCGGGTCGGCGCGCTGCGCCTGTCGCGCAATTTCGGCAAGGAGCTGGCGCTGACCGCGGGCCTGGATTTCGTCGAGCACGGCGCGGCGATGCTGCTGGACGCCGACGGCCAGGATCCGCCGGAGCTGATCGCGCAGTTCGTCGCGCAGTGGCGCGCCGGCTACGACGACATCTACGGCACGCGCATCGCGCGCGACGGTGAGAGTTGGCTCAAGCGCGGCACCGCGTCGCTGTTCTACCGCGTGATCGGGCGCCTGTCGAAGACCCCGATTCCGGCCGATACCGGCGATTTCCGCCTGTTGTCGCCGCGCGCGCTGGCGGCGCTGGCGCAGTTGCGCGAACGCCATCGCTTCATGAAGGGGCTGTTCGGCTGGGTCGGTTTCCGCCAGCTGGCGTTGCCGTACCGGCGTGCGCCGCGCCTGGCCGGGCGCAGCAAGTACGGCCTGTGGCGGTTGTGGAACTTCGCGCTGGAAGGCATCACCGGTTTTTCCACCGCGCCGCTGCGGGTGGCGACCTATCTGGGACTGGCGACCGCGCTCGGTGCCTTTCTGTTCGGCACCTGGATTGTGGTCAAGGCGGCGCTATGGGGCGATCCGGTCGCCGGCTGGCCGACGATGATGGCGGTGATCCTGTTCCTTGGTGGCACGCAGCTGATCGCACTTGGCCTGATCGGCGAATACCTGGGCCGGTTGTACGAGGAATCCAAGCAGCGGCCGCTGTATCTGGTCGACACCTGGCGTGCACCGGCAGCAGGAGTATCCTCGGCCGTGCGATCCAGCGAACCGGGAGGCAGCGATGCGTACGGTACGACAGTTGTTGTGCGACAAGGGCGGTGAGGTCCATGCGGTGGCGCCGGATGCGGCGGTGGTCGATGCGCTGCGGCTGATG of Xanthomonas translucens pv. cerealis contains these proteins:
- a CDS encoding acyl-CoA dehydrogenase, producing MSIVAPFLVLLLAGAFAAYHRMRLAVWTALSATLLVACWLLGASHSATIVAAVLLALVAVPLLLPFVRKPLLTAPMLKVFRKVLPPLSQTERIALETGSVGFEGELFTGDPDWQKLLDYPKPQLTTEEQAFLDGPVEELCRMTNDWEITHVHADLPPELWSFVKKHKFFGMIIPKEYGGLGFSALAHHKVIQKIASVSSVVSSTVGVPNSLGPGELLLHYGSKEQKDYYLPRLAVGQEVPCFGLTGPFAGSDATSIPDYGIVCKGEWNGANVLGVKLTFDKRYITLAPVATLVGLAFRMYDPDGLIGDTKDIGITLALLPRETPGVEIGRRHFPLNSPFQNGPIHGREVFIPLSQLIGGVDMVGKGWNMLNECLAVGRSITLPSTASGGAKYGAIVTGAYARIRKQFGLSVGRFEGVEEALARIGGKAYAISALAQATAAAVDRGDVPSVPSAIAKYHCTTMSREVISDVMDVVGGKGIILGPRNFAGRSWQAAPIAITVEGANIMTRSLLIFGQGAILCHPWVMKEMKAAANPDHKAGVDAFDRNLFGHIGFAISNAVRSLWFGLTAARIGAAPGDAYTRRFFRKLDRYSANLALMADVSMLMLGGKLKFKESLSGRLGDVLSHIYMTSAMLKRYHDEGAPATDQPLLAWAFHDSVHKIELALSAALRNFPIRPVGWLMWALIFPWGRRAEAPGDRLGHRVAALLMTPNEARDRLGHDVFLTPCENNPGGRIASYLTKAVLAEPVERKFLKALKSKGIEALDFAAQLDEAVREGVLSADERRQLEELREITMDTISVDDFDADELRSASYYHRAAGDDQSRAAA
- a CDS encoding alpha/beta fold hydrolase yields the protein MVSSPSSMPIAASALLAGADDMQLAATVTEPGAAGSVLFAHGFGQTRHAWMASAAALQAHGYRSVAYDARGHGDSTRNPAALPYRGEQFTDDLIVVAGEMAPAPVLVAASMGGLFGLMAEARWPGLFRAMVLVDITPRWQPAGVERILAFMTAHPHGFASLDDAGDTIAAYLPERARKSPEALRSVLRRHADGRWYWHWDPRLVEELARDGEQHQDAIAQAASKVHCPVLLVSGGRSDLVTPQTIAEFLSLVPHAQHAHLPEATHMLAGDDNTAFTATVLHYLDVLPPANAGAPSAVTEHVPGASP
- a CDS encoding TetR/AcrR family transcriptional regulator yields the protein MNNVSLSSIDDVAAPSGGRNNRLSAEDWAQAALDLIAEQGVNSVAVEPLARRLGVTKGSFYWHFPSRDALLQAALERWELVEQQQVFGSLEEVPDPRTRLRALFQLVAHEVKPHIIYSELLKALDHQAVRPVIDRVSQRRMEYLIASFRQAGLSRTDAQHRARLAYAAYVGFLQLSLQLHQPKQAREEFEAYVEHVIVTLIPG
- a CDS encoding TonB-dependent receptor plug domain-containing protein; this translates as MNCKTNKLRDAVVLALVAGAGVGINTASAQDAGTGATNLDRIEITGSRIRSVDVETAQPVFTVSSEEIKKSGLVSVGDVLQNLTVSGTQTFSKAAVLSSNAEQGGQYVNLYNLGEQRTLVLVNGKRWTSSLAGYTDMSTIPAALIDRIEVLKDGASAIYGSDAIAGVVNIILRKNFDGAEVSALIGQNSRGDGQKEAYSFTLGASGERSSIIFGANYTKEDPVWAKDRVLTRTQFGPNHPLDALSATGPWGRFNDPRAAGTAGAGNYLDDDGNVVGADAGTWTPNAWVLNHSGTWNGVGTGSDSRDFNNYHVGVRTDDRFNATQQVMLAQETETKSVFTAGSFEINNYVTFKSTVMYSERNSERQVAGYPLNGASQPTYPVAISGQSYYNPVGEDITSWFRRTTEIPRVSQNNVKSYHFDAALEGAFEVGTHGWNWDAGINYNKFDVTQISTGNINLLALEKALGPSFLNSQGVVQCGTAANPIPLGTSLSAGQCTPFNILGGPSASTADALKYVNTLSQATQQSVSKQYFANITGGLFDMPGDAGEFAFAAGVEHREVSGYDYPDQLSSAGYTTDLAAGATTGKYKTDELYLELMIPLLKDLPFAKQLSFDVASRYSDYDRFGDTTNSKFSLTWKPVEDLLVRATYGKGFRAPTLDDTFGGGSQSFDPMTDPCDARFGLLSTPAVAARCVSEGLAPTFRQTDNAGVPVTAREVQSNSPFQAGVGNANLEPEYSKTRTVGLVFSPRWIQGLDFSLDWYKISISNVITAVSATYVLNQCYNGVTSFCNYTRDASSGQVVTLSRGNTNLGALETEGYNFVMNYRLPEFAVGQFSLRLDSNYLVAFRSQSDDTSPWDDAAGYWNYPRVRATVGVNWAKGDLSANWNLRYYGGYRDFCYNADECNEPNYQTTNAGWGGGVGANKKGSISYQDVSVSWAAPWNGSVTLGARNVWNKQPPITNSLTNNSSSSIDPMLDYDRYLFMQYTQKF
- a CDS encoding XOO1806 family protein translates to MRALLRLPLALLIALAASTGAHAQSKPAGNHDRTVLPVWNKGSGKVEALLYLEPTGEQAVGARWHFGRNSLDAAFGLSSGDSLGLLCNSASGSSISGLASHCMLASLGDDDGDVGHHVAATTTFNRPGGRLSLSAGTGRENMPPWLAGANKTPSLRMEQNDLTVFAQQNIGREGFVSIGGTYARARLVPIADASQALVDQWDSKSLSIGGGYGSFSANVIGRVVDAPGQPGKWSGLGVGLTWRTPWSGQLTVGAENVVTRGKNPFAPNNISTEEGTIPYVRYEQDL
- the hslO gene encoding Hsp33 family molecular chaperone HslO; translation: MRSETAMSSFEHDHLTRFLLPGAGVRGVHVRLQSAWREILAPGNYPAAATELLGEACVAAALFTGHTKVDGRLSVQLRSQGALRTLFAECTAAGTLRGIVQLTEGSDAPRDLRALGTDALLAITIENPGLDPREPQRYQSLVALSAAELGEAFEDYFRQSEQLPTRLILAADGHQAAGLLLQKLPGDSGDEDGWNRAGALFETVSEAELLALPAATLLHRLFHEEAPELLGTRPLRFGCSCSRERVAAMLRSLGEEEARAAAETTGQVEIRCEFCGRRYDFPLTEFGVLFAATPAEPTPPERLQ
- the mtgA gene encoding monofunctional biosynthetic peptidoglycan transglycosylase, whose product is MGATRGVASGAAVPRPRRRRWLLAAPLLFALASISQVIVLRFVDPPFSAMMLERQLGAWGEGDWSFRVAYDWRDSAQIAPSLPISLVAAEDQRFLSHHGFDLEAIEKARDHNARGGRLRGASTISQQVAKNLFLWQGRSWLRKGLEAWYTVLIEALWSKQRILEVYANVAEFGDGVYGAQAAARSFWDKDAAQLSPAQSALLAAVLPAPQRYAATRPGPYVQRRANWIQRQTRQLGGPAYLQAL